The stretch of DNA CGGGCAAGCCCGGGTGTCGTCGATCTCGGCAGGTCGGGGCTAGGTCAGCCCAGGGTCTCGCCGGCCAGCATGAACCAGGTCTCGAGGACGGCATCGGGGTTGAGGGACACCGAATCGATGCCCTGCTCCATCAGCCACTTGGCGAGGTCCGGATGGTCCGAGGGCCCCTGGCCGCAGATGCCGATGTACTTGCCCTGGGCGCGGCAGGCCTGGATAGCCATGGACAGCAGCTTCTTGACGGCCGGGTTCCGCTCGTCGAAGAGGTGGGCGACGATCCCCGAGTCGCGGTCCAGACCCAGGGTCAGCTGGGTCAGGTCGTTGGAGCCGATGGAGAAGCCGTCGAAATGCTCGAGGAACTCGTCGGCGAGCAGGGCGTTGGCCGGCAGCTCGCACATCATGATGACCTTGAGCCCCTTCTCGCCGCGCGTGAGGCCGTTGGCGGCCATCAGCTCTACCACCTCGCGGCCCTCCTCGGGGGTGCGCACGAAGGGCACCATGATCTCGACGTTGTCCAGCCCCATAACCTCGCGGACCCGCTTGAGGGCCCGGCACTCCAGCTCGAAGCAGGGGCGGAAGGAGTCGGAGATATAGCGCGACGCCCCGCGGAACCCGAGCATGGGGTTCTCCTCGCCCGGCTCGTAGAGCTTGCCGCCGATCAGGTTCTCGTACTCGTTGGACTTGAAGTCCGAGAGGCGCACGATGACCCGCTTGGGATAGAAGGCCGCGGCCAGGGTGGAGATTCCCTCGACCAGCTTCTCGACATAGAACTCGACCGGGTCGGGGTAGCCCGCGGTGCGCAGGTCGATGGTCTGCTGCAGATCGGCGGGCAGGGTGTCGTACTCGAGCAGCGCCTTGGGGTGCACCCCGATCATGCGGTTGATGATGAATTCGAGGCGCGCCAGGCCGACCCCGGCATTGGGCAGGCTGGCGAAGCTGAAGGCGCGATCCGGGTTGCCCACGTTCATCATGATCTTGAAGGGGATCTCGGGCATGGCATCGACGCTCGTCACGCGGCGGTCGAAGTCCAGCAGCCCCTCGTAGACGTGCCCTGTGTCGCCCTCGGCGCAGGAGACGGTGACGTCGCGGCCGTCGGCCAGCACCTCGGTGGCATCGCCGCAGCCGACCACCGCCGGGATGCCCAGCTCGCGGGCGATGATCGCCGCGTGGCAGGTGCGGCCGCCCCGATTGGTGACGATGGCGGAGGCACGCTTCATGATCGGTTCCCAGTCCGGGTCGGTCATGTCGGTGACCAGCACGTCGCCGGGATGGACCTTCTCCATGTCGTCCGGGGAGAAGACCACCTTCACGGCCCCGCTGCCGATGCGCTGGCCGATGGCCCGGCCGGCCACCAGGGTGCGCCCCTTCTCCTTGAGCTGGAAGCGCTCGAGCTTGCCGCCCTCCTGCTGGGAGACCACCGTCTCGGGGCGGGCCTGGACGATATAGAGCCTGCCGTCGTCCCCATCCAGCGCCCACTCGATGTCCATGGGACGGCCGTAGTGCTGCTCGATGGTCATCGCCTGGCGCGCCAGGTCCATGATCTGCTCGTCGTTGATGCAGAAGCGTCCGCGGTCGGCCAGCGGCACGTCCACGGTCTCCACCGACTTGCCGGCACTGGTGTCGTCGGTGTAGATCATCTTGATCAGCTTGGAGCCGAGGTTGCGGCGCAGCACCGCCGGGCGCCCCGCGGCCAGGGTCGATTTGTGCACATAGAACTCGTCGGGGTTCACGGCCCCCTGCACCACCGTCTCGCCCAGGCCCCAGGAGGCGGTGACGAAGACCGCGTCGCGGTAGCCGGACTCGGTGTCCAGGGTGAACATCACGCCCGAGGCGCCGGTCTCGGAACGCACCATCTTCTGGATGCCCGCCGACAGCGCCACGTTCTCGTGGGCATAGCCCCGGTGCACGCGGTAGGAGATGGCGCGGTCGTTGAACAGGGAGGCGAAGACCTCGTGCACGGCGCGCTTGATGTTGTCGAAGCCCTCGATATTGAGGAAGGTCTCCTGCTGGCCGGCGAAGGAAGCGTCCGGCAGGTCCTCGGCCGTGGCCGAGCTGCGCACCGCCACCTTGAGGTGGGGGTGCTTGGCGGCCAGCGCCTCGTAGCTCTCGCGCAGGTACTGCTCGAAGGTCGGCGGCAGCGGCGTGTCGATGACCCACTGGCGGATCTGGGCCCCGACCCGAGACAGCTCATTGACGTCGTCGACATCCAGGGTCGAGAGTGCCTGGTTGATGCGATCGTTCAGGCCCTCGTGGGAGAGGAACTCCCGGTAGGCACGGGCCGTGGTGGCGAAGCCGCCGGGGACGGTGACGCCCGCGCCGGCCAGGTTGGAGATCATCTCACCGAGGGAGGCATTCTTCCCCCCGACCCGCTCGACATCGTCCATGCCCAGGTGATCGAACCACTGAATGTAATCGTCCATGAGACCTCCGAGAATATCGTCGACTTGTGCATCACACCGGCGGCCTCGCGTGAGGGACTCACTCACGGGCCTCTCTCGAAAGACCTGGGCATGATGGGATGGTGGCGACTCTACCAGCGGGATTCCATATTCGCCATTAGTCTAACATCGAAGTCACTGGAGGATTTTTACAACAGCGGGGCGATCCGGCCGTTTCCTGTAGTGGCGGGTAGTGGCGAGTAGTGGCGGGCTCCGTGGCAGGCCCCTTCCGGGCCGGGAAGACGGCCTCTTGTCCCGGCCTCGACCAGCGCCGACAATGGGTGCCCTACCCGACCGGACGACAGCGACCCGCCATGACGCGCACTGCCTTCTTCATCTCCGACGGAACCGGCATCACCGCCGAGGGCCTCGGGCGCAGCCTGCTGGCCCAGTTCGAGAGCGTCGAGATCCGCATGCTCACCAAGCCCTACATCGACTCCCTCGAGAAGGCTAATACCCTGGTGGCGATCATCGAGGCCACCGCGGTACGCGACGGCGCGCAGCCGATCATCATCGACACCATCGTCGACGAGAGCATCCGCGAGGTGATCCGCAAGGCGCCGGGCTTCAAGGTCGACATCTTCTCGACCTTCCTCAAGCCCCTGGAGGAGGAACTGGAGGCCCACTCCTCCTACAGCGTCGGCCGCACCCATTCCATCGGCCGCGACGACGTCTACATGGACCGTATCCACTCGGTGCACTTCGCGCTGGACAACGACGATGGCGCCCGCACGCACCAGTATGACAAGGCCGACATCATCCTCGTGGGGGTATCGCGCTGCGGCAAGACCCCGACCTCGCTCTACCTGGCGCTGCAGTTCGGCATCCGTGCCGCCAACTACCCGCTCACCGAGGATGATCTGGACGAGAACGGCACCCTGAAGCTGCCCAAGGCCCTCGTGCCACATCGCCACAAGCTGTTCGGCCTGACCATCGACCCTCGTCGGCTGGCGGCGATCCGCCACGAGCGCCGGCCCAACAGCCGCTACAGCTCCATGGACCAGTGCGTCCAGGAGGTCGAACAGGCCGAGGGACTCTATCGCCAGCTGCACATCCCCTACATCGACACCACCCGCTTCTCGGTGGAGGAGATCTCCACCCGGATGATCGCCGAGACCGGGCTGACGCGCCGCTTCTCGCCGCGCTAGCGGATCACGCCCTGGCGCCTCAGCCGGGCGATATCGTCCGCCGTGAGACCCATCTCGGCGAGGATCGCATCGCTGTCCTGGCCGAGCGCGGGCGGCGCGATCTCGCTGGTGGCGGACTCGCCGTCGAAGCGCAGCGGGTTGCTCACCTGGGGCACTCCCCGCGGGCCGTGCGCCAGGGTCCGATGCAGGCCACGATGGCGCACCTGGGGGTCGTCGAAGACCTCGGTCAGGGTATTGATGGGGCCCGCTGGGATGCCGCGCACCTCCAGCTCGGCGAGCCACTCGTCCCGCGACCGGTCCATCAGCAGCGCCTGGATCATCGGCACCAGCACCTCACGGTTGCCGACCCGGGCGGCGTTGGTGGCGTAGGCGGGATCCTCGGCCCACTCCGGATGCCCCAGCAGGTCGGCGAGGCGGGCGAACTGGGCGTCGTTGCCCACGGTGAGCACCAGGTGACCATCGGCGCAGGCGAAGGCCTGGTAGGGCACGATGTTGGGATGGGCATTGCCGTGGCGCTCGGGCGACGTGCCGGTGACCAGCGTATTGAGGGCCTGGTTGGCGAGGGTCGCGACCTGGACGTCGAGCAGCGCCACGTCGATGTGGCGCCCCCTTCCGGTGCGCGCGCGCTCCTGCAGCGCGGCCAGCACGCCGACCGTGGCGTAGAGCCCGGTCATCACGTCGGTGATGGCCACGCCGGTCTTCATGGGCATGCCGTCGGGCTCCCCGGAGAGGCTCATCAGCCCCCCCATGGCCTGGATCATGAAGTCATAGCCGGCGCGATGTGCATAGGGCCCGTCCTGGCCGAAGCCGGTGATCGAGCAGCCGATCAACCGCGGGTTGAGCTCCTTCAGGCGGGGGTAATCGAGGCCGTACTTCGCCAGGCCGCCTACCTTGAAGTTCTCGAGCAGGATGTCGGCGCCCTTGGCCAGTTCCCTGACCAGGGCCTGGCCGCCCTCGGTGGCGATGTCCACGGCCAGCGACTGCTTGCCGCGGTTGGCGCAGAGGTAGTAGGCCGCCACCCGCTCGGCCTCGTGGTCGCCATCCAGCCAGGGGGGGCCCCAGCCGCGGGTGTCGTCGCCCCGGGTGGGGTGCTCGACCTTGATCACCCGGGCGCCCAGGTCGGCCAGCAGCTGGCCGGACCAGGGTCCGGCCAGCACCCGCGACAGGTCCAGCACCACCACGCCCTCGAGTGGTCGGGTCATGACGGACTCCTCAGCAAGAAAGCGATCGGCACCGAACCTGTCGGTGCCGGGCAGGATCAGCAGGTGAAGGCCTGGATACCGGTCTGGGCGCGCCCGAGGATCAGGGCGTGCACGTCATGGGTGCCCTCGTAGGTATTCACCGCCTCGAGGTTCATCACGTGGCGGATCACGTGGTACTCGTCGCTGATGCCGTTGCCGCCATGCATGTCGCGGGCCACGCGGGCAATATCCAGCGCCTTGCCGCAGTTGTTGCGCTTGATCAGCGAGATCGCCTCGGGCACCAGCTGGCCATCGTCGATCATTCGACCCACCCGCAGGGCGGCCTGCAGGCCGAGGGCGATCTCGGTCTGCATGTCGGCCAGCTTCTTCTGGATGAGCTGGTTGGCGGCCAGGGGGCGGCCGAACTGCTTGCGCTCCAGGGTGTAGTCGCGGGCGGCATGCCAGCAGGCCTCGGCGGCGCCCATGGTGCCCCAGGCGATCCCGTAGCGGGCGCGGTTGAGGCAGGAGAACGGCCCCTTGAGCCCGGTGACGTTGGGCAGGCGCTGGTCGTCGGAGACCTCCACGTCCTGCATGGCGATCTGGCCGGTGATGGAGGCCCGCAGGCTGAACTTGCCCTCGATCTTGGGCGCGGAGAGACCCTTCATGCCCTTCTCGAGGATGAAGCCGTTGATCACGCCCTCGTCGTCCCGGGCCCAGACGACGAAGACGTCGGCGATGGGGGAGTTGGTGATCCAGGTCTTGGTGCCGTTGATCCGCCAGCCACCGTCGGTGCGGGTGGCGCGGGTGCTCATGCCGCCGGGGTCGGAGCCATGGTCGGGCTCGGTGAGGCCGAACGCCCCCACCCACTCGCCGCTGGCCAGCTTGGGCAGGTACTTCTCGCGCTGGGCCTCGCTGCCGAAGGCATGGATCGGATACATCACCAGACTCGACTGCACGCTCATCGCGCTGCGATAGCCCGAGTCGACCCGCTCCACCTCGCGGGCGATCAGGCCGTAGCTGACGTAGTTGAGCCCGGCACAGCCGTAGCCGTCGATGGTCGCGCCGAGCAGGCCCAGCTCGCCCATCTCGTTCATGATCTCGCGGTCGAAGCGCTCATGGCGGTTGGCCTCCAGCACCCGCGGCAGGAGCTTCTCCTGGCAATAGTCATGGGCCGTCTGCTGGACCATGCGCTCATCTTCGTTGAGCTGGTCGACGAGGCGGAAGGGGTCGTCCCAAGTGACGGGGGTGATCTGGCTCATGAGGGATCCTCGCGTGGCGTACCATGAATTTCTACATTTCAGGCAAATGTAGACCAATAGCGTGTCGCTGCCAAGCCCATCGTCACCATCCCGAAGCCCGCTTCACGCCGCCCGACGAGCCAGATGGGCACGGATCTGCCACCAGGCCAGCAGTCCGACCAGCAGGTTGGCCGCGAGCATGCCGGCAAAGACGCCGGTGCTGCCGGCCAGCCGGCCCCCCAGCCAGGCCAGCGGCACGGTGAGCGCGAAGAGCCTGAACACTGACAGGCGCATGGCCAGGGCCGGTCGATGCAGGGCATTGAACGACGAGACCGCCAGGATCACCACGCCCTGGGCACCGAGGCCGAGGGGCACCAGCCACAGGAAGCTGCGCAGCACCCTGGCCACCGCCTCCTTCTCGGCATAGCCGGCCACCAGCCAGGGCGCCAGCCCCTGCAGCACCGCCCAGACCAGCAGCTGCCAGGCCAGCACGAAGACGAAGCAGCCCAGGATCGCCCGGCGCACTCGGTCGTGCTGGCCGGCCCCGGCGTTCTGGCTGACCAGGGGCGAGAGGGTCATCGAGAGCGCCAGCACGACGATCTGGGAGATGGCCTCGATGCGGGTGCCGACGCCGTAGCCGGCCACGGCGTCGTGACCATGGTCGGCGATGATGCGGGTCACCAGTCCCAGGGCGATGGGCGTGAACACGCTGGTGAGGGCCGCCGGGCCCGCGATGCGCCCGAGCTCGCGCCAGGAGGCGGCAAGCCCCTGCGGGGTGAGACCGGCCAGGTCGAAGAGCTCGCGCAGTTCGCGGTGGACGACCAGCACCGCCGCCATCAGCCCCCAGCTGAGCACCGTGGCCAGCGCCGCCCCGGCCACGCCCAGCGCCGGGAAGGGGCCGACCCCAAAGATCAGCCACCAGTCGAGCAGCACGTTGACGCCGGCGGCCAGCGCCATCATCAGCCCCTGGGTGGCGGTGTTGCCATGGGCGCGCAGGATGCTGTTGAGCACCCGCGGGACGATCATCGCGGGCGCGCCCAGGTACCAGATGCCCATGTAGTCGCGGATGTGGGGCATCAGCACGTCGTCGGCCCCCAGCAGCCGGAACAGGGGGTTTAGAGTGGCCAGGCCCAGCAGCGTCATGGCGCCCCCCACGACGAGCGTCAGCAGGGCCGCATCGGTGGCCCGACGACGCACCGCGCCGGCGTCGCCCTGCCCCAGCCGACGGGCCACCACCGCCGAGGTGCCGATGCCCAGCCCAATGGCCAGGCTGATGACCGTGAACACCACCGGGAAGGTGAAGGAGACCGCCGCCAGCTCCTCGGTCCCGAGCCGGGAGATGAACCAGGTATCCACCAGGTTGAAGCTCATCATGGCGATCATGCCGCCGACCACCGGCAGGCTCTTGCGCAGCAGGGTGACCGCGATGGGCCCCTCGAGCAGGTCGCGGCGCGCGGCACGCGGGGCCGAGGAAGAGGAAGGCGAGGAAGCGGGCGAACTCATGCGGGCTCTCGACGAGAAACGGGCACGAAAGTGTGCCCGTTTTCGACGTCGCCTGACAGTCGCGAGGCTACTTCTCCTCGCCTTCCCGATAGAGGTTCTGGATGCTGGAGAAGTCGAGCTGGCCACTGCCCTGGGCACTGTGCAGGGCGAAGAGATTGCGCGCCTGGGAACCCATCGGCACGGTGGACTTCGACCCCAGCGCCAGCTCCCAGGCCAGTCCCAGGTCCTTGGCCATCAGGTCGGTCAAAAAGCCGCCCTGGTAGTCGCGGGAAGCCGCCGAGCCCTCCATCACCCCCGGCCAGGGGTTGTAGACATTGAGCGCCCAGTTGCCGCCACTGCTCTGCTTCATGATCTCGGACAGCACCGCCGGGTCCATGCCGTTCTTCACGCCCAGCGCCAGCGCCTCGGCGGTCCCCGACATCAGGACGCCCAGCAGCATGTTGTTGCAGATCTTGGCCACCTGGCCAGCGCCCACCTCCCCGGCATGGAAGATGTTCTTGCCCATGGCCTCGAGCAGGGGCTTGCCCTTCTCGTAACCGTCCTGATCCCCGCCGACGATGAAGGTCAGGGTGCCGGCCTTGGCACCCCCGACCCCGCCGGAGACCGGGGCATCCAGGTAGGTGAAGCCCCGCTCGGCGGCGGCGCCGCCCACGAGGCGGGCATCATCCGGAGCGATGGTCGAGGAATCGATCAGCAGCGGCTTGCCGTCCAGGGCGTCGAGCAGGCCCGGCGCGCCGTCGCGCCCCAGGTAGAGGCTCTTCACGTGGGCGCCGGCCGGCAGCATGGAGATCACCACCTCGGCGCCCGAGGCGGCCTCCTCGGCGCTGGCGGCGCGGCTCGCGCCCTCGGCTTCCAGCGCCTGGATGGCGCTCTCGACGAGGTCGAAGACGGTCACGTCGTGCCCGGCCTTGACCAGGTTGATGGCCATGGGGGCTCCCATGTTGCCCAGACCGATAAAGGCGATGTTCATTGGCATGGCTCCTGTTGCGTTATGCGTTGTTCATGAAGGCGCGCGCGGCTCGGCCGATGCGGTGCCCTCAGTCGTTGCGATGGCCGAGGTCGCGCAGCGGGTGTGACTCGCGGGACCAGCGCGTGGTCACCAGGGCCTGGATGTCGGCCTCGGGCACCGCGGCCACGGAGGCATGGGACCAGCGGGGCGACTTGTCCTTGTCGACGAGCAGGGCCCGGACTCCCTCGACGAAATCCCCCTCGCGGCAGCATTGCACCGAGAGACTGAGCTCGTCGCGGAAGGCATCGGCGAGGCTCGTGTGGGCATGGCGCTCGAGCATCCGCCACACCAGCTGGGCACTCATCGGGCAGCCGGCCTCGAGCCGGGCGCGGTTGGCGGCGAGCCAGGCATCCTCGGTGGTGTCGCGCAGGATGCGCCGGACCGCCGTCGGGGCATCCACCCGGCCCACCAGCGACTGGAGATGGTCGAGATGCGGCCAGACCTGGCCGGCCGGCGCCTGCCCCCGGTCCTCCTGGTCGTCGAGCACGGACTGCACCCCGGCCCGCAGGGCCCGCGGGGCGCGATCCCCGTAATCGGCCTCCTGGAGGGCGCCAAGCAGCGCCTCGCGGCGCTCCCGCGGGATGAAGCGGTCGGCCATGCCCAGGTCGAGGGCATCCCGGGCATTGAGCTGGGCGCCGGTGAGGCCCAGATAGGCCCCCACCCCGGCGGGCATGCGACCCAGGAACCAGCTCGCCCCGATGTCGGGATAGAGGCCGATGGTGATCTCCGGCATGGCGATACGTGTGGTCTCGGTCACCAGGCGCTGGGAGCCGCCGGCCATCAGGCCCAGCCCCCCGCCCATGACGATGCCGTCTCCCCACACCATCAGGGGCTTCGGATAGGTGTGGATGCGGTAGTCGAGGCGATACTCCGCCATGAAGTAGGTCTCGGCGAAGAGGCCGTCGCGCCCGGCACCGCGGTTCTCGCCCTCCTCGGTCAGCGAGCGGTAGAGGGCCACCACGTCACCGCCGGCACAGAAGGCCTTCTCCCCGCTGCCCTCGAGCCACACGGCCACCACGCTGCGATCCACCGCCCAGGCCTCGAGCTTGGCGTCGAGCTGGCGGATCATCTCCAGCGACAGGGCGTTGAGCGACTTCGGGGCATTGAGGGTGGCCACGCCGATGCGGCCGCCGTCGCGGGTGGGCAGCTCGTCGAAGAGCACTGCAAGGTCCGACATCCGGGGATCTCCTGGATCTGGTGATAGGGAACGGTTACTGGAGCGACTCGATGACGCCGTCGGCCAGCAGGCGACGGGCGACGATCAGGCGCATGATCTCGTTGGTGCCCTCCAGGATCTGGTGGACCCGGGTATCGCGCACCAGCCGCTCCAGGGGATATTCACGGATGTAACCATAGCCGCCATGCAGCTGCAGGGCCTCGTTGCAGACGTTGAAGCCCATGTCGGTGGCGAACCGTTTGGCCATGGCGCAGTGGGCCGTGGCCTCGGGATCGCCCTGGTCGAGGCGCCAGGCGGCGTGACGCACCATCAGCCGGGCCGCGGTGAGCTCGCTGGCCATGTCGGCCAGCTTGAACTGCAGGGCCTGGAAGCTCGACAGCTCGCGGCCGAACTGCTTGCGCTCGGCCAGGTAGTCCCGCGACAGGGTCAGGGCCTGCTGGGCCGCCCCCAGGGAGCAGCTAGCGATGTTCAGGCGCCCCCCATCGAGGCCCTTCATGGCGAACTTGAAGCCCTCGCCCTCCTCGCCGAGGCGGTTGGTGACCGGCACCCGCACGCCATCGAAGCTGACCAGGCGGGTCGGCTGGCTCTTCCAGCCCATCTTCTCCTCGTTCTTGCCGTACTCGATGCCCGCCGCATCCGCCGGCACCACGATCGCCGAGACGCCGCCGGCCCCGCTGTCAGGCCCACCGGTACGGGCCATCACCACCAGCACCTCGGTGGCTCCCGCGCCGGAGATGAACATCTTGCTGCCCGAGATGACGTACTCGTCGCCCTCCCTGACGGCCTTGGTGCGCAGGCTGGCCGCATCGGAGCCTGCCCCCGGCTCGGTCAGGCAGTAGGAACCCAGCGCCTCGCCGGCCACCATGGCGGGCACCCAGGCCTCGCGCAGGGCATCATCGCCCCAGCTGGCGATCATCCAGGTCACCATGTTGTGGATGGTCAGGTAGGCGGTGGTGGCGATGCAGCCCTGGGAGAGCTGCTCGAAGATCAGCGAGGCCTCGAGCCGCGAGAGGCCGAGGCCCCCATGCTCCTCCGGGGTGTAGATGCCTAGGAAGCCGGCCTCGCCCGCCCGGCGGATGACGTCCACCGGAAAGTGGGAGCTGGCGTCCCAGTCGGCGGCGTGGTCGGCCAGCTCGGCGCGGGCGAAGTCGGCGGCGGCCGAGGCCAGCGCCTTCTGGTCATCGGTCAGGGAGAAGTCCATGGGGAATCCCTCTTCTTGTTCGGCTATGGGTGAGTTCGGCTAAGGATGAGTGCCGTCCTGAGGCGGTGGTCCGCACCGCGCTGACCCGAGGGTCGCTAGCGGGGAGGACCGGCGGGCACCGTCTCCCCGGTCCGGCCGGCTGGACACCAACCTAGCACTTGCTAGGTTTATCCCATATCACCCCATGGTCGAACAAGCACTTTACGTTAACGTCAACCTCGTCTAGTGTTGCCAGACGAGGTGGGAAACCGCCGGTTCACCGCCCGGTCACAGGATCAACGTCATGACACAGCCAACCTCCCCGGACACCGCGAGCGGCCAGGAGGCCCTGCCGCGCCAGCACCGACAGTACACCATCGGTGAGCTGGCGAGGATGTTCGAGGTCACGCCCCGGACCATCCGCTTCTACGAGCAGGAGGGGCTGCTGGCGCCGCGCCGCGAGGGACAGAAGCGCATCTACCACGAGAAGGACCGGGTGCGTCTCAAGCTGACCCTGCGCGGCAAGCGTCTGGGATTCTCGCTGGCCGAGATCCGCGAGGTGGTCATGATGTATGACGCCATGCCCGACGGTAACGCGCGTCAGCTGTGGCGCCTGCTGGAGATCCTGGCCGACAAGCGCGCCAACCTCGAGCGCCAGCTGGAGGATATCCGCCTGATGCGCATGGAGCTCGACGACGTGGACCACCGCGCCCGGGAGGTCCTGCGCAACCTGGGCCACGAGGCCTGAGCGCCGGGCGAGCGGTCCCGCCAAGACCGGACACACACCACGACGTCATCCTGCGTTTCACGTAAACCGCCACAGGCAACAACAAGACGAGAAACACCATGACACGCCAACAGCAATCGATCAGCTACGTCAGCGGCATCAGCGACACTCCCCTCAAGGGTCAGACCATCGGCGACTGCTTCGACGAGACCGTGGCACGCTTCGCCGAGCGCGATGCCCTGATCAGCCGCCACCAGGGGCTGCGCTACAGCTGGAAGGAGCTTCAGCAGGCCGTCGACCAGGCGGCACGCGCCCTGATCGCCCTGGGGGTGGACAAGGGCGACCGGGTCGGCATCTGGTCGCCCAACTGCGCCGAATGGACCATCACCCAGTTCGCCACGGCGAAGATCGGCGCCATCCTGGTCAATATCAATCCCAGCTACCGCACCCACGAGCTCGAGTATGCCCTCAAGCAGTCCGGCACCTCGACGCTGATCCTGCAGGGGGCCTTCAAGAGCTCCGACTACGTCGCCACCCTGGCCGAGCTGGCCCCGG from Halomonas aestuarii encodes:
- a CDS encoding MerR family transcriptional regulator, which gives rise to MTQPTSPDTASGQEALPRQHRQYTIGELARMFEVTPRTIRFYEQEGLLAPRREGQKRIYHEKDRVRLKLTLRGKRLGFSLAEIREVVMMYDAMPDGNARQLWRLLEILADKRANLERQLEDIRLMRMELDDVDHRAREVLRNLGHEA
- a CDS encoding acyl-CoA dehydrogenase family protein; amino-acid sequence: MDFSLTDDQKALASAAADFARAELADHAADWDASSHFPVDVIRRAGEAGFLGIYTPEEHGGLGLSRLEASLIFEQLSQGCIATTAYLTIHNMVTWMIASWGDDALREAWVPAMVAGEALGSYCLTEPGAGSDAASLRTKAVREGDEYVISGSKMFISGAGATEVLVVMARTGGPDSGAGGVSAIVVPADAAGIEYGKNEEKMGWKSQPTRLVSFDGVRVPVTNRLGEEGEGFKFAMKGLDGGRLNIASCSLGAAQQALTLSRDYLAERKQFGRELSSFQALQFKLADMASELTAARLMVRHAAWRLDQGDPEATAHCAMAKRFATDMGFNVCNEALQLHGGYGYIREYPLERLVRDTRVHQILEGTNEIMRLIVARRLLADGVIESLQ